Proteins from one Pygocentrus nattereri isolate fPygNat1 chromosome 16, fPygNat1.pri, whole genome shotgun sequence genomic window:
- the fnip1 gene encoding folliculin-interacting protein 1 isoform X2, whose product MMPSWPSPELEPGQIRLIVYQDCERRGRNVLFDSNAKKKSAEDASVTKTCSETQAKMFGKCCQLRPTGGSSSSLDSSSSCASEPREHNRFQGVPRCSSDANMLGEMMFGSVAMSYKGSTLKIHQIRSPPQLMLSKVFTARTGSSVYGSLNTLQDSLEFISQDSNTLRPDQSTVVNGFLGNIGFSQLCSPRRAFSEQGPLRLIKSASFFSGHSNPMDMPGRGLYDERDSGIARSASLSSLLITPFPSPGSSLTSSCASSYQRRWLRSQTTSLENGVFPRWSVEESFNMSDENGGPSLGVARKKKIAIGVIFLLSSNEEENSKFQDFFFSHFPLFESHMNKLKSAIEQAMKMSRRSADVSQRVLAHSRIVDGLNEFRTTICNLYTMPRVTEPVWLTMMSSATEKNQLCGHFMRELALLMEQASKNQFLPALLTAILTNHLAWVPTVMPNGQPPIKIFLEKHSSQSVDMLAKTHPYNPLWAQLGDLYGAIGSPVRLSRTVVVGRRQELVQRLLYVLTYFIRCSELLETHLLESAEDEAIVMPGSLITTSLRRGEVEESDYVLVTMHKPNHDYLSQGAEAGDCYPSESNSLQSSTYTDNEMGLGAPEDQLPEQQLLHVIPVIKAEDHSDGMTCREVSSLRPEARLETMVKVGSTSPRESGPLLDIQGQSEKCDSDKDVSGSSIKIFRSSGIPLEKKPPDKSLAPTSYLLDEGEEPAAKVTFLIGDSMSPESDMESRQGKVMEEFNKHRMHFKEEQQCNGVQQDKAKGLLPKPLSADQIKTNESKEAKHLARVASDIPHISSGAQEECMDLFDEYFSDDNPVETRTIDDVSHMLSEIATSNVNKPCQDPQGSRIGSLLGTHEQVCEQREGDRCKCSTSNTTIGCCTTCCSAEQDKGIGILLNVPSQREMGDQKKVAPLNDWEIPRNESSDSALGDSESEDAGQELPRQDGQFFSEEQADWQDELEVPFPGAKLVENYSKPSIANFGRSLFGGYCPTYVPDFVLHGIPNEDKLRQSLVSDLSHAVQHPVLDEPIAEAVCIIADTDRWTVQVASSQRRATENKLGKEVLVSNLVSNLLQSTYQLYRLNLSPNFCIMHLEDRLQELYFKSKMLAEYLKGQTRVHVKELGMVLGIESSDLPLLAAIASTHSPYVAQILL is encoded by the exons ATGATGCCCAG CTGGCCCTCCCCCGAGCTGGAGCCCGGTCAGATCCGCCTCATCGTCTACCAGGACTGTGAGAGGCGAGGCCGAAATGTCCTTTTCGACTCCAACGCAAAGAAGAAGAGTGCAGAAGATGCCTCCGTTACG aaGACGTGCAGCGAGACGCAGGCTAAAATGTTCGGGAAGTGCTGTCAGCTGAGGCCAACGGGGGGCAGCTCAAGCTCCCTGGACAGTAGCTCTTCCTGTGCATCGGagcccagagaacacaacagaTTTCAG gGTGTGCCACGCTGCTCCTCAGATGCCAACATGCTGGGGGAGATGATGTTTGGCTCTGTTGCGATGAGCTACAAAGGCTCCACACTGAAAATCCATCAGATCCG ATCCCCCCCACAGCTAATGCTGAGCAAAGTGTTTACCGCACGGACAGGGAGCAGCGTCTATGGCAGTCTCAACAC GCTGCAAGACAGTTTGGAGTTTATCAGTCAAGACTCCAACACACTCAGGCCAGACCAGAGCACTGTGGTCAACGGCTTCCTGGGGAACATAG GTTTCTCTCAACTCTGCAGCCCTCGCCGGGCCTTCTCTGAACAGGGCCCACTCCGTCTCATCAAGAGTGCCTCTTTCTTTTCAG GCCATAGTAATCCCATGGACATGCCTGGCCGAGGACTGTACGACGAGAGAGACAGCGGGATTGCTCGATCAG CATCTCTGAGCAGTCTGCTGATCACACCGTTCCCATCTCCGGGCTCTTCCCTCACCAGTAGTTGTGCCAGTAGCTACCAGCGGCGCTGGTTACGCAGCCAGACCACAAGCTTGGAGAATGGAGTCTTTCCCCGATG GTCTGTGGAAGAGAGTTTTAACATGTCTGATGAGAACGGCGGGCCAAGTCTTGGTGTAGCAAGGAAGAAGAAGATAGCCATTGGCGTCATCTTCCTTCTGTCATCCAACGAAGAAGAGAACAGCAAGTTCCAGGACTTTTTCTTCTCGCATTTTCCTCTCTTTGAGAGCCACATGAACAAACTCAAAAGTGCCATTGAACAG gcAATGAAGATGAGCCGACGGTCGGCTGATGTCAGTCAGAGGGTCTTGGCTCACAGTCGCATAGTGGACGGTCTCAATGAATTCAG GACGACCATCTGCAACCTGTACACCATGCCCCGCGTGACCGAGCCTGTCTGGCTCACCATGATGTCCAGTGCCACCGAGAAGAACCAGCTCTGTGGCCACTTCATGCGTGAACTTGCCTTGCTCATGGAACAAGCCTCCAAGAACCA GTTTCTTCCAGCTCTTCTCACAGCGATCCTCACTAACCATCTGGCCTGGGTGCCTACAGTCATGCCCAATGGACAGCCACCCATTAAGATCTTCCTGGAGAAGCATTCCTCTCAGAGTGTGGACATGTTGGCCAAGACGCATCCCTACAACCCTCTTTGGGCTCAGCTcg GTGACCTGTATGGTGCAATCGGTTCCCCTGTGCGTCTGTCACGCACAGTGGTGGTGGGCCGGCGGCAAGAACTGGTGCAGCGACTCCTCTACGTGCTCACCTACTTCATCCGGTGTTCTGAACTGCTGGAGACCCATCTCTTGGAGAGCGCTGAAGATGAAGCCATCGTCATGCCTGGCTCTCTCATCACCACTTCTCTACGCCGTGGTGAGGTGGAGGAATCAGACTACGTGTTGGTCACCATGCACAAACCCAACCACGACTACCTGTCCCAGGGTGCTGAGGCAGGGGACTGCTACCCCTCAGAGAGCAACAGCCTGCAGAGCAGCACTTACACAGACAATGAAATGGGCCTTGGAGCTCCAGAAGATCAACTGCCTGAGCAGCAGCTACTTCATGTCATACCAGTTATCAAGGCAGAGGATCATAGTGATGGTATGACATGCCGAGAGGTGAGCAGCCTACGGCCGGAAGCACGGCTTGAGACTATGGTGAAAGTGGGTTCCACCTCTCCTAGGGAGAGCGGCCCCCTGCTGGACATACAAGGACAATCTGAGAAGTGTGATTCTGATAAAGATGTTAGTGGCTCGTCTATAAAGATATTTCGGTCATCAGGGATCCCACTGGAGAAGAAGCCACCTGACAAGAGCTTGGCACCGACCTCTTATCTGTTGGATGAGGGAGAGGAGCCTGCTGCCAAAGTCACCTTCCTCATCGGTGATTCTATGTCCCCTGAATCTGACATGGAGAGCAGACAAGGGAAGGTGATGGAGGAGTTTAATAAGCACAGAATGCACTTCAAAGAGGAACAGCAATGTAATGGTGTGCAGCAGGACAAAGCCAAAGGCCTGTTGCCTAAGCCTCTGTCAGCGGACCAAATCAAGACCAACGAGAGCAAGGAAGCCAAACATTTGGCACGTGTTGCTAGCGATATTCCTCACATTAGCTCTGGGGCCCAAGAGGAATGTATGGACTTGTTTGATGAATATTTTAGTGATGATAACCCAGTGGAGACGAGGACTATTGATGATGTCTCCCATATGCTGTCTGAGATAGCAACAAGCAATGTGAACAAACCCTGCCAAGATCCACAAGGGTCTCGGATAGGCTCACTGCTTGGGACACATGAACAGGTTTgtgagcagagagagggggaccgTTGCAAGTGTAGCACAAGCAACACCACCATAGGCTGCTGTACGACCTGCTGTTCTGCAGAGCAGGACAAAGGTATTGGAATTTTGCTAAACGTACCATCCCAAAGAGAGATGGGGGACCAAAAGAAGGTAGCCCCATTGAACGATTGGGAGATTCCACGAAATGAGAGCTCAGACAGTGCCCTGGGAGACAGTGAAAGTGAGGACGCAGGGCAGGAACTTCCCCGTCAAGACGGACAGTTCTTCAGTGAGGAGCAAGCTGACTGGCAAGATGAGCTGGAAGTGCCCTTCCCTGG ggctAAGCTAGTGGAAAATTATTCCAAACCAAGTATTGCCAACTTTGGGAGATCCTTGTTTGGAGGATACTGTCCCACTTATGTCCCTGACTTTGTTCTGCATGGAATACCCAATGAAGACAAGCTGAGGCAGAGTCTTGTGTCTGATTTGTCTCATGCTGTTCAG CATCCTGTGTTGGATGAGCCTATCGCCGAGGCCGTCTGCATTATCGCAGACACGGACAGGTGGACGGTGCAGGTGGCAAGCAGTCAGAGACGAGCCACTGAAAACAAGCTAGGCAAAGAAGTGCTTGTGTCCAATCTTGTATCCAACCTGCTGCAGTCCACCTACCAGCTGTACCGTCTCAACCTTTCCCCTAATTTT TGCATAATGCATCTGGAGGACCGGCTCCAGGAGCTGTACTTCAAGAGTAAAATGCTTGCTGAATACCTGAAAGGACAGACAAGGGTGCACGTCAAAGAGTTGGGCATGGTTCTAGG GATCGAATCCAGTGACCTGCCACTGTTGGCTGCCATTGCAAGCACACACTCGCCGTACGTGGCCCAGATCTTGCTTTAG
- the fnip1 gene encoding folliculin-interacting protein 1 isoform X3, giving the protein MPPTLFHKLFNKRNAFSPPPKCNKDDPAFSWPSPELEPGQIRLIVYQDCERRGRNVLFDSNAKKKSAEDASVTKTCSETQAKMFGKCCQLRPTGGSSSSLDSSSSCASEPREHNRFQGVPRCSSDANMLGEMMFGSVAMSYKGSTLKIHQIRSPPQLMLSKVFTARTGSSVYGSLNTLQDSLEFISQDSNTLRPDQSTVVNGFLGNIGHSNPMDMPGRGLYDERDSGIARSASLSSLLITPFPSPGSSLTSSCASSYQRRWLRSQTTSLENGVFPRWSVEESFNMSDENGGPSLGVARKKKIAIGVIFLLSSNEEENSKFQDFFFSHFPLFESHMNKLKSAIEQAMKMSRRSADVSQRVLAHSRIVDGLNEFRTTICNLYTMPRVTEPVWLTMMSSATEKNQLCGHFMRELALLMEQASKNQFLPALLTAILTNHLAWVPTVMPNGQPPIKIFLEKHSSQSVDMLAKTHPYNPLWAQLGDLYGAIGSPVRLSRTVVVGRRQELVQRLLYVLTYFIRCSELLETHLLESAEDEAIVMPGSLITTSLRRGEVEESDYVLVTMHKPNHDYLSQGAEAGDCYPSESNSLQSSTYTDNEMGLGAPEDQLPEQQLLHVIPVIKAEDHSDGMTCREVSSLRPEARLETMVKVGSTSPRESGPLLDIQGQSEKCDSDKDVSGSSIKIFRSSGIPLEKKPPDKSLAPTSYLLDEGEEPAAKVTFLIGDSMSPESDMESRQGKVMEEFNKHRMHFKEEQQCNGVQQDKAKGLLPKPLSADQIKTNESKEAKHLARVASDIPHISSGAQEECMDLFDEYFSDDNPVETRTIDDVSHMLSEIATSNVNKPCQDPQGSRIGSLLGTHEQVCEQREGDRCKCSTSNTTIGCCTTCCSAEQDKGIGILLNVPSQREMGDQKKVAPLNDWEIPRNESSDSALGDSESEDAGQELPRQDGQFFSEEQADWQDELEVPFPGAKLVENYSKPSIANFGRSLFGGYCPTYVPDFVLHGIPNEDKLRQSLVSDLSHAVQHPVLDEPIAEAVCIIADTDRWTVQVASSQRRATENKLGKEVLVSNLVSNLLQSTYQLYRLNLSPNFCIMHLEDRLQELYFKSKMLAEYLKGQTRVHVKELGMVLGIESSDLPLLAAIASTHSPYVAQILL; this is encoded by the exons CTGGCCCTCCCCCGAGCTGGAGCCCGGTCAGATCCGCCTCATCGTCTACCAGGACTGTGAGAGGCGAGGCCGAAATGTCCTTTTCGACTCCAACGCAAAGAAGAAGAGTGCAGAAGATGCCTCCGTTACG aaGACGTGCAGCGAGACGCAGGCTAAAATGTTCGGGAAGTGCTGTCAGCTGAGGCCAACGGGGGGCAGCTCAAGCTCCCTGGACAGTAGCTCTTCCTGTGCATCGGagcccagagaacacaacagaTTTCAG gGTGTGCCACGCTGCTCCTCAGATGCCAACATGCTGGGGGAGATGATGTTTGGCTCTGTTGCGATGAGCTACAAAGGCTCCACACTGAAAATCCATCAGATCCG ATCCCCCCCACAGCTAATGCTGAGCAAAGTGTTTACCGCACGGACAGGGAGCAGCGTCTATGGCAGTCTCAACAC GCTGCAAGACAGTTTGGAGTTTATCAGTCAAGACTCCAACACACTCAGGCCAGACCAGAGCACTGTGGTCAACGGCTTCCTGGGGAACATAG GCCATAGTAATCCCATGGACATGCCTGGCCGAGGACTGTACGACGAGAGAGACAGCGGGATTGCTCGATCAG CATCTCTGAGCAGTCTGCTGATCACACCGTTCCCATCTCCGGGCTCTTCCCTCACCAGTAGTTGTGCCAGTAGCTACCAGCGGCGCTGGTTACGCAGCCAGACCACAAGCTTGGAGAATGGAGTCTTTCCCCGATG GTCTGTGGAAGAGAGTTTTAACATGTCTGATGAGAACGGCGGGCCAAGTCTTGGTGTAGCAAGGAAGAAGAAGATAGCCATTGGCGTCATCTTCCTTCTGTCATCCAACGAAGAAGAGAACAGCAAGTTCCAGGACTTTTTCTTCTCGCATTTTCCTCTCTTTGAGAGCCACATGAACAAACTCAAAAGTGCCATTGAACAG gcAATGAAGATGAGCCGACGGTCGGCTGATGTCAGTCAGAGGGTCTTGGCTCACAGTCGCATAGTGGACGGTCTCAATGAATTCAG GACGACCATCTGCAACCTGTACACCATGCCCCGCGTGACCGAGCCTGTCTGGCTCACCATGATGTCCAGTGCCACCGAGAAGAACCAGCTCTGTGGCCACTTCATGCGTGAACTTGCCTTGCTCATGGAACAAGCCTCCAAGAACCA GTTTCTTCCAGCTCTTCTCACAGCGATCCTCACTAACCATCTGGCCTGGGTGCCTACAGTCATGCCCAATGGACAGCCACCCATTAAGATCTTCCTGGAGAAGCATTCCTCTCAGAGTGTGGACATGTTGGCCAAGACGCATCCCTACAACCCTCTTTGGGCTCAGCTcg GTGACCTGTATGGTGCAATCGGTTCCCCTGTGCGTCTGTCACGCACAGTGGTGGTGGGCCGGCGGCAAGAACTGGTGCAGCGACTCCTCTACGTGCTCACCTACTTCATCCGGTGTTCTGAACTGCTGGAGACCCATCTCTTGGAGAGCGCTGAAGATGAAGCCATCGTCATGCCTGGCTCTCTCATCACCACTTCTCTACGCCGTGGTGAGGTGGAGGAATCAGACTACGTGTTGGTCACCATGCACAAACCCAACCACGACTACCTGTCCCAGGGTGCTGAGGCAGGGGACTGCTACCCCTCAGAGAGCAACAGCCTGCAGAGCAGCACTTACACAGACAATGAAATGGGCCTTGGAGCTCCAGAAGATCAACTGCCTGAGCAGCAGCTACTTCATGTCATACCAGTTATCAAGGCAGAGGATCATAGTGATGGTATGACATGCCGAGAGGTGAGCAGCCTACGGCCGGAAGCACGGCTTGAGACTATGGTGAAAGTGGGTTCCACCTCTCCTAGGGAGAGCGGCCCCCTGCTGGACATACAAGGACAATCTGAGAAGTGTGATTCTGATAAAGATGTTAGTGGCTCGTCTATAAAGATATTTCGGTCATCAGGGATCCCACTGGAGAAGAAGCCACCTGACAAGAGCTTGGCACCGACCTCTTATCTGTTGGATGAGGGAGAGGAGCCTGCTGCCAAAGTCACCTTCCTCATCGGTGATTCTATGTCCCCTGAATCTGACATGGAGAGCAGACAAGGGAAGGTGATGGAGGAGTTTAATAAGCACAGAATGCACTTCAAAGAGGAACAGCAATGTAATGGTGTGCAGCAGGACAAAGCCAAAGGCCTGTTGCCTAAGCCTCTGTCAGCGGACCAAATCAAGACCAACGAGAGCAAGGAAGCCAAACATTTGGCACGTGTTGCTAGCGATATTCCTCACATTAGCTCTGGGGCCCAAGAGGAATGTATGGACTTGTTTGATGAATATTTTAGTGATGATAACCCAGTGGAGACGAGGACTATTGATGATGTCTCCCATATGCTGTCTGAGATAGCAACAAGCAATGTGAACAAACCCTGCCAAGATCCACAAGGGTCTCGGATAGGCTCACTGCTTGGGACACATGAACAGGTTTgtgagcagagagagggggaccgTTGCAAGTGTAGCACAAGCAACACCACCATAGGCTGCTGTACGACCTGCTGTTCTGCAGAGCAGGACAAAGGTATTGGAATTTTGCTAAACGTACCATCCCAAAGAGAGATGGGGGACCAAAAGAAGGTAGCCCCATTGAACGATTGGGAGATTCCACGAAATGAGAGCTCAGACAGTGCCCTGGGAGACAGTGAAAGTGAGGACGCAGGGCAGGAACTTCCCCGTCAAGACGGACAGTTCTTCAGTGAGGAGCAAGCTGACTGGCAAGATGAGCTGGAAGTGCCCTTCCCTGG ggctAAGCTAGTGGAAAATTATTCCAAACCAAGTATTGCCAACTTTGGGAGATCCTTGTTTGGAGGATACTGTCCCACTTATGTCCCTGACTTTGTTCTGCATGGAATACCCAATGAAGACAAGCTGAGGCAGAGTCTTGTGTCTGATTTGTCTCATGCTGTTCAG CATCCTGTGTTGGATGAGCCTATCGCCGAGGCCGTCTGCATTATCGCAGACACGGACAGGTGGACGGTGCAGGTGGCAAGCAGTCAGAGACGAGCCACTGAAAACAAGCTAGGCAAAGAAGTGCTTGTGTCCAATCTTGTATCCAACCTGCTGCAGTCCACCTACCAGCTGTACCGTCTCAACCTTTCCCCTAATTTT TGCATAATGCATCTGGAGGACCGGCTCCAGGAGCTGTACTTCAAGAGTAAAATGCTTGCTGAATACCTGAAAGGACAGACAAGGGTGCACGTCAAAGAGTTGGGCATGGTTCTAGG GATCGAATCCAGTGACCTGCCACTGTTGGCTGCCATTGCAAGCACACACTCGCCGTACGTGGCCCAGATCTTGCTTTAG
- the fnip1 gene encoding folliculin-interacting protein 1 isoform X1, which yields MPPTLFHKLFNKRNAFSPPPKCNKDDPAFSWPSPELEPGQIRLIVYQDCERRGRNVLFDSNAKKKSAEDASVTKTCSETQAKMFGKCCQLRPTGGSSSSLDSSSSCASEPREHNRFQGVPRCSSDANMLGEMMFGSVAMSYKGSTLKIHQIRSPPQLMLSKVFTARTGSSVYGSLNTLQDSLEFISQDSNTLRPDQSTVVNGFLGNIGFSQLCSPRRAFSEQGPLRLIKSASFFSGHSNPMDMPGRGLYDERDSGIARSASLSSLLITPFPSPGSSLTSSCASSYQRRWLRSQTTSLENGVFPRWSVEESFNMSDENGGPSLGVARKKKIAIGVIFLLSSNEEENSKFQDFFFSHFPLFESHMNKLKSAIEQAMKMSRRSADVSQRVLAHSRIVDGLNEFRTTICNLYTMPRVTEPVWLTMMSSATEKNQLCGHFMRELALLMEQASKNQFLPALLTAILTNHLAWVPTVMPNGQPPIKIFLEKHSSQSVDMLAKTHPYNPLWAQLGDLYGAIGSPVRLSRTVVVGRRQELVQRLLYVLTYFIRCSELLETHLLESAEDEAIVMPGSLITTSLRRGEVEESDYVLVTMHKPNHDYLSQGAEAGDCYPSESNSLQSSTYTDNEMGLGAPEDQLPEQQLLHVIPVIKAEDHSDGMTCREVSSLRPEARLETMVKVGSTSPRESGPLLDIQGQSEKCDSDKDVSGSSIKIFRSSGIPLEKKPPDKSLAPTSYLLDEGEEPAAKVTFLIGDSMSPESDMESRQGKVMEEFNKHRMHFKEEQQCNGVQQDKAKGLLPKPLSADQIKTNESKEAKHLARVASDIPHISSGAQEECMDLFDEYFSDDNPVETRTIDDVSHMLSEIATSNVNKPCQDPQGSRIGSLLGTHEQVCEQREGDRCKCSTSNTTIGCCTTCCSAEQDKGIGILLNVPSQREMGDQKKVAPLNDWEIPRNESSDSALGDSESEDAGQELPRQDGQFFSEEQADWQDELEVPFPGAKLVENYSKPSIANFGRSLFGGYCPTYVPDFVLHGIPNEDKLRQSLVSDLSHAVQHPVLDEPIAEAVCIIADTDRWTVQVASSQRRATENKLGKEVLVSNLVSNLLQSTYQLYRLNLSPNFCIMHLEDRLQELYFKSKMLAEYLKGQTRVHVKELGMVLGIESSDLPLLAAIASTHSPYVAQILL from the exons CTGGCCCTCCCCCGAGCTGGAGCCCGGTCAGATCCGCCTCATCGTCTACCAGGACTGTGAGAGGCGAGGCCGAAATGTCCTTTTCGACTCCAACGCAAAGAAGAAGAGTGCAGAAGATGCCTCCGTTACG aaGACGTGCAGCGAGACGCAGGCTAAAATGTTCGGGAAGTGCTGTCAGCTGAGGCCAACGGGGGGCAGCTCAAGCTCCCTGGACAGTAGCTCTTCCTGTGCATCGGagcccagagaacacaacagaTTTCAG gGTGTGCCACGCTGCTCCTCAGATGCCAACATGCTGGGGGAGATGATGTTTGGCTCTGTTGCGATGAGCTACAAAGGCTCCACACTGAAAATCCATCAGATCCG ATCCCCCCCACAGCTAATGCTGAGCAAAGTGTTTACCGCACGGACAGGGAGCAGCGTCTATGGCAGTCTCAACAC GCTGCAAGACAGTTTGGAGTTTATCAGTCAAGACTCCAACACACTCAGGCCAGACCAGAGCACTGTGGTCAACGGCTTCCTGGGGAACATAG GTTTCTCTCAACTCTGCAGCCCTCGCCGGGCCTTCTCTGAACAGGGCCCACTCCGTCTCATCAAGAGTGCCTCTTTCTTTTCAG GCCATAGTAATCCCATGGACATGCCTGGCCGAGGACTGTACGACGAGAGAGACAGCGGGATTGCTCGATCAG CATCTCTGAGCAGTCTGCTGATCACACCGTTCCCATCTCCGGGCTCTTCCCTCACCAGTAGTTGTGCCAGTAGCTACCAGCGGCGCTGGTTACGCAGCCAGACCACAAGCTTGGAGAATGGAGTCTTTCCCCGATG GTCTGTGGAAGAGAGTTTTAACATGTCTGATGAGAACGGCGGGCCAAGTCTTGGTGTAGCAAGGAAGAAGAAGATAGCCATTGGCGTCATCTTCCTTCTGTCATCCAACGAAGAAGAGAACAGCAAGTTCCAGGACTTTTTCTTCTCGCATTTTCCTCTCTTTGAGAGCCACATGAACAAACTCAAAAGTGCCATTGAACAG gcAATGAAGATGAGCCGACGGTCGGCTGATGTCAGTCAGAGGGTCTTGGCTCACAGTCGCATAGTGGACGGTCTCAATGAATTCAG GACGACCATCTGCAACCTGTACACCATGCCCCGCGTGACCGAGCCTGTCTGGCTCACCATGATGTCCAGTGCCACCGAGAAGAACCAGCTCTGTGGCCACTTCATGCGTGAACTTGCCTTGCTCATGGAACAAGCCTCCAAGAACCA GTTTCTTCCAGCTCTTCTCACAGCGATCCTCACTAACCATCTGGCCTGGGTGCCTACAGTCATGCCCAATGGACAGCCACCCATTAAGATCTTCCTGGAGAAGCATTCCTCTCAGAGTGTGGACATGTTGGCCAAGACGCATCCCTACAACCCTCTTTGGGCTCAGCTcg GTGACCTGTATGGTGCAATCGGTTCCCCTGTGCGTCTGTCACGCACAGTGGTGGTGGGCCGGCGGCAAGAACTGGTGCAGCGACTCCTCTACGTGCTCACCTACTTCATCCGGTGTTCTGAACTGCTGGAGACCCATCTCTTGGAGAGCGCTGAAGATGAAGCCATCGTCATGCCTGGCTCTCTCATCACCACTTCTCTACGCCGTGGTGAGGTGGAGGAATCAGACTACGTGTTGGTCACCATGCACAAACCCAACCACGACTACCTGTCCCAGGGTGCTGAGGCAGGGGACTGCTACCCCTCAGAGAGCAACAGCCTGCAGAGCAGCACTTACACAGACAATGAAATGGGCCTTGGAGCTCCAGAAGATCAACTGCCTGAGCAGCAGCTACTTCATGTCATACCAGTTATCAAGGCAGAGGATCATAGTGATGGTATGACATGCCGAGAGGTGAGCAGCCTACGGCCGGAAGCACGGCTTGAGACTATGGTGAAAGTGGGTTCCACCTCTCCTAGGGAGAGCGGCCCCCTGCTGGACATACAAGGACAATCTGAGAAGTGTGATTCTGATAAAGATGTTAGTGGCTCGTCTATAAAGATATTTCGGTCATCAGGGATCCCACTGGAGAAGAAGCCACCTGACAAGAGCTTGGCACCGACCTCTTATCTGTTGGATGAGGGAGAGGAGCCTGCTGCCAAAGTCACCTTCCTCATCGGTGATTCTATGTCCCCTGAATCTGACATGGAGAGCAGACAAGGGAAGGTGATGGAGGAGTTTAATAAGCACAGAATGCACTTCAAAGAGGAACAGCAATGTAATGGTGTGCAGCAGGACAAAGCCAAAGGCCTGTTGCCTAAGCCTCTGTCAGCGGACCAAATCAAGACCAACGAGAGCAAGGAAGCCAAACATTTGGCACGTGTTGCTAGCGATATTCCTCACATTAGCTCTGGGGCCCAAGAGGAATGTATGGACTTGTTTGATGAATATTTTAGTGATGATAACCCAGTGGAGACGAGGACTATTGATGATGTCTCCCATATGCTGTCTGAGATAGCAACAAGCAATGTGAACAAACCCTGCCAAGATCCACAAGGGTCTCGGATAGGCTCACTGCTTGGGACACATGAACAGGTTTgtgagcagagagagggggaccgTTGCAAGTGTAGCACAAGCAACACCACCATAGGCTGCTGTACGACCTGCTGTTCTGCAGAGCAGGACAAAGGTATTGGAATTTTGCTAAACGTACCATCCCAAAGAGAGATGGGGGACCAAAAGAAGGTAGCCCCATTGAACGATTGGGAGATTCCACGAAATGAGAGCTCAGACAGTGCCCTGGGAGACAGTGAAAGTGAGGACGCAGGGCAGGAACTTCCCCGTCAAGACGGACAGTTCTTCAGTGAGGAGCAAGCTGACTGGCAAGATGAGCTGGAAGTGCCCTTCCCTGG ggctAAGCTAGTGGAAAATTATTCCAAACCAAGTATTGCCAACTTTGGGAGATCCTTGTTTGGAGGATACTGTCCCACTTATGTCCCTGACTTTGTTCTGCATGGAATACCCAATGAAGACAAGCTGAGGCAGAGTCTTGTGTCTGATTTGTCTCATGCTGTTCAG CATCCTGTGTTGGATGAGCCTATCGCCGAGGCCGTCTGCATTATCGCAGACACGGACAGGTGGACGGTGCAGGTGGCAAGCAGTCAGAGACGAGCCACTGAAAACAAGCTAGGCAAAGAAGTGCTTGTGTCCAATCTTGTATCCAACCTGCTGCAGTCCACCTACCAGCTGTACCGTCTCAACCTTTCCCCTAATTTT TGCATAATGCATCTGGAGGACCGGCTCCAGGAGCTGTACTTCAAGAGTAAAATGCTTGCTGAATACCTGAAAGGACAGACAAGGGTGCACGTCAAAGAGTTGGGCATGGTTCTAGG GATCGAATCCAGTGACCTGCCACTGTTGGCTGCCATTGCAAGCACACACTCGCCGTACGTGGCCCAGATCTTGCTTTAG